The DNA sequence tttattattattattattattattattattatatatatataaaataaaaataaaaataaaaataattatatataattattaataatatatatgtaaattataatttaagaataatatattttataattataaatatttgaaatattgtgaaaaaaaagttttaaagatTGTTAAATtgtcaaattatttattattttgcattttgaaaatatgaaaattttgtgTAATCTCACAAATCCGTCTCTGTATATACTCTTAAATCATTGAAAGgaaacatgaaaattttaagaatCCATATGTACAAATCAGCGAATTTGTAgaatatgcaaaaaaaaaaaacactactTTAGATGTTCGtcataattatgataataagcccttgaaattaatcaaaactaaaatttgactattaaatattttgatacttGTAATTATATCCATGCTCAACtagttaatataattttttaaaaacactaAATCTCCATGTAGATTAGTTATTATTAAGACCCTAATCCTAAACAACCGTACATCCATCTAGATTGTCTAACTTTAGTAAAGACCTTCCTAAAACGTTTTGGTTGTAGCAAAAGCTAGACAATATTGTATATAAAGgctatatttttatgaataaattattttgtaagatTAAATCAAAACTAAGGCTGGTGGCGGATCTTACCCACAAATTTtggaggagccaaaataatataattttttaatcattagattgttggatcattagtataatattttaagaattggTTTCTTTAActgaataatttgatctttagtataatgttgtgaaaaatataatctatctTGTTTCCATCTTCACAAATAGTTTCACTTTTATCACTTttgaataatgaatttattcttttattcttcatcaatataccaattttttaaaataatttatcatacattACTTACAAATTTGAGAAGTGtaaatattaaaggaaaaatataatatagttaagtcacaattaaaaatcggttatgaaaaaatacattatttttcttctatattcataaaaaatgaatataccaaagactcatgagataaaagaaacaatgctaactattaaattaatatttcattatcaagtaaaataaaagataattacttttcttttcttcaaaaaaaaatgagaaatgagaaatgagagaacaaataattacttttttcttaaaaaaaaatatgacaatgaGAGATGAGTacactttttgtaaaattaagaaGACAACAAGaaaggacataaaaaatatcttaataaatatttagtttaattattcttttagttattgttttagttcaaaaatgttaagttagtcctttaattttgtttagtttcaatttggttatgaattttgaaaagctgatgcaatttggttatttttattaaatttcttgaaataaatcaatattttttcattaaaattaaagttgtaaatagaaatagtttgttttgttgatataattaacataatctcagtgtcaatcttgatgaaaattgttgatccacttcaataaatttaacgagaataaccaaattgtatcaatttttcaaatgtcgagatcaaattaaaaaattaaaactaaaaaatatattacttataatttaaaaaactttaaaaaaatcaaaattttcaaaatgtatataacattaaaacaaattcaaaaatctTGGGGGGCCATTGCCCCTCCCAGCCCTTAAGAGTCTTCGCCACTTCTAAGGCACAATTTAAGATgtaataacatgttaaataaaTTCGAACAAGATTAttaataacatgttaaataaatttaaagaagatTATTACAACTCATACCTCACTATACCTGCCACAACTTGCCTGAGTCTGGCAAATCACCACCACCTTCCTAAGACCTCACTAACACCTCCACCAAAGCTTCTAGAGAAAGCACAACACACCAAAATCTGACGAAGCCAATGTCCCAACGAATGTGTAGAcaacttcaaataaaacaaagaagGGTAGAAATGGAATTTAAAAACATGATAGGGTATATGAAGAAATTGATGGGGTGTAAGATGCAATTTCATCGATTTTTGCTGATCAAGAACAACTGAGCTACACTCTAAAGGGAACAAGAGTAACCATATGAAGCAAGGAAGGTGCCACCTCATCACATGGGAAGTTTGAATTATAAGTCTCTTTCGTAGTTTGTTTAGTAGTTTGTCTTGCAAGTAACTAAAGGGTCTTGTCCTATAAGCTACTTCAAGAGTAGAGTATGTTGAAAAATACAGTTCCATTTCATGTAGGTAGCATGGACTAATATACAAGAGAACATATCCAGTTCTATAATATTGTCGAAAATGAAATAAACCAATAACCTTTAAAAACACAGAGATTTTGGATTTCAAAGGCTATTTAACAATGCAATGGCAACGCTTGCATATGTCTTTAATCCTTCACTGacaattgtaatatatatttctcCCTTCATTTTAAAAACCCGGCCTCGTAAATTCAAAGACCAAGGAGAATCAGACAAACTGAAATAGAAGTGGAATCGAAGTTTATGAGTTCGATCATGACACCATACACATTTGGTCAGCCTCAGAATTGGCTTATGGttcaatttgttgattttcACTGCTACAACCTTCCACAAGTATTCTCTTCATATGATCGATCAGTCCCTGAATCTGTTCTCTTGAATGAAGGGGCGATGGATATATACAAGCACAATCCAACATTCCATTCCGTATGGTATCAAATACGGCTATGGATGGGCCAACACCATGAGCAGAAGCACAACCCACAAAGTCTTCAACTCCAATCTCTCCATGCATTTCACCGGAGTCAACAACGACAGGATCTTCGAACACAGAGATCAAGGCAGTTCTAAGTGACGATGAAGGTGTCAAACCGGGGTTTTCAATAGCCTTGCACATGAGGTAGTTCAGGTCAGACATGTCGGTGAAATGCTTGTTGTAGTTCATGGCATTTACAAAAGAGGTATAGCTTTTCTTTGCCAACTCCCATAAGGTTTCTTCACCCACGTCATGTGTGTTCAGGATGGCAGAATGGTAAAATCCTGAATCAAACAATGGGAAGCATTGGCCACAGAATTTAAAACTATaccaagaaattaaaaaaatttataacattcCTCTGTAAGAAATCAAAGTAGTTTGTAGTAGCAGCAGGATAACTAAAGAAACAGATAATTACTACAAAATATGGCTTACCAGCATAGTTGCTGGGAAGGACAGGATCAAGAAGTGAACGGCAATCAACAAGTGTTACTACAGCATACTTTTCTCTTTGATAATTAGGAAGCCCTTTAGAGGTCCATGATGCCATCATTCCAGCTGCTGCAAGTGCCCCACAAAGTTTAATTCCTCTTGCCTTGCATCCCTACATCATCATTCTCACTTAACTTAATCCATCCAATTAATTAGGCCATAAGCAAAAAATGAGCACAGACTCCAGAGTAGATGCCATATTTACACTTAACAACAATCAGACTGAGACACCTTGAAAATCCTCGGAACTTTTAAACTAACACAACTTTTGGAAGAAGGCTCAAGGTATCTTCGCAAATGACATTAGTGTCTTCATGATTCTACCCACAAGCTAGTATATGTTAAGCAAGCAGATCATGATATGATGCCTTTTATTGTTGACAGTCAATTTGTTGATGTTTTTAAACGCTCATTCCCGTGAAGAAATCAAGTTAGACAAATATGGTTATGAATGATCCTTTGTGCAATGATCTCGTATGGTCACATTAGGGATCAAATCTTAACTTGTCAAGTTCCAATcataaaaagtttaacaaagGACTTCTTCATGTTCCAACTCTTAAAAGTAGAAATTTTCAAGAATCTACTGAATCTTTAGCCATGGTATCGACACGTGGAAAAGGTGAAATGAATTTAGAGTTATTAATATACATATTGTGAAGGAATGGGTCACACCAAAGAAAATTGCTTCTCTCTCCATGGCTTCACTAAAAAACCAACCAACGTCTCCAAATCTAAGATTCTTGaaccaaagtttttttttttgaaaaatatcaaCTAAAACCATTTACCCCATCATCAATGGTTTTAATCACAGACTTCACTTGCTATCCGCAAGTCACATCACATCATTAAGTCTAATTGTTATGTAGAAGAAATGTTATGTATCTTTTCGGGTATACTGACCCGTTTAACGTGCAACTTTTACAGAACGGTTGTTGTTTGTAAAAGTTAAGAGTTAAAACACAAGGACCAGAGTTTATACAAATATACTTAAATGGTCGAACCCATTGCCATATCTAGCTATAGCTCTAGGCAATCATAatagtaaaatgaaaaaataacatCTTTTATATTAAAGATTAACAGCTGTAAATTTAacaattaagtaaaaatatacaGTAATACTTTTATTAcgttaattaattagaaaatcaagagaataaaataaaaatattattcaaacgATACATCTAACTGAATAAATACAATTCTTGTCTtgacaatttaaatacattctatattcataaaaaaaaatgaagttatatgtatattattagaagtaataattaattgagcaaatTATTATAccgatatttaaaaaaaaaaagtttacctagtataaaattaatttataactattttatctGTGGGATCActtttaatatatgatatacAGATAAGGATACGATATATGTATTCCATATAATACACGGATCCTATACATGTATTGATATATGTATTAAATATAACATGtatctaataatataaaataatagaaaatatatatatatatatatatatatatatatatatatatatatatatatactagcgtaacacaggcgTTATCGCGcatgtgtgtatgtattttttaaatatgcatgatattatattagtaggtgataatattataatgttattaagttaatatatatttaaattatatttattaaaagtaaaatgaaatatatcagaacaaataaaagaataaccactggtaaataaagaaaaagagaagaagcagagacatctgattttataaaaagtttataaaagtaatggtcaatttttaaaaatttaataaattattatatttaaagggtaaaatcggtattttgaaaagtggacacaaaaaggagaatcccctttatatattgttatagatatatatatattagaaaaatataataattttttaaaacacggTACATATATGACTTTTAGTGTGTGATtctaaactaattaaaattattaacataaaataagttataaattattctctatcacaaaaatattatatattaaatacataattgatattaatattatatattaaaactttaattaatactaatattatatattaaatatttaatatcagtaaaatattttaaataaaatatcttaaagtaATATTCACGTATCATATAAATATGtgatccaaattaaaataaaaataaagacataTCACAGAAATAGGtgatccaaattaaaattaaaacaaagatggttataatttcttcaaaatattaaagaaagaaCTGAGAAAGttgacataatttaaaataatttatacaaaaagtaagtGCGATATTCTTCCAATAGAAAAAACGAAGAATTAAATGTCATTTAACATcagaaaaatctttaaaagtaACTATTTTACCCAATTACCTATTCAGTATATATAACttacatcaaataaaaatggttGTGCTTCAGGATTAAtgaattaagaaatatattaaaaatggtaTAAAAGTGCTTTAAAACCCATGAAAACCACACacgtataaaaaatatcattttcgtttAAGACACAGGCCAAACTAATTAGGATTTCACACCACCacgaaaacaaccaaaaaaagaaagaaagaaggttGAGTTGGTAACTCACAGCTAGAAGGTTCTTGGTTTCTTCTTCGTTCAGTTGCAACCTCACTATCCTCGATCTTCGAAGCGAAGCGGCGTCCACGAAGTTCAAATTGGAGAACCTGAAAGCGTTGAGCGAGTACCCAAGCACGTCCAAGCCACGCGCCCAGAAAGGCTTGTGCATCTTCCCCTCGGGTATCAGATCCTCCATTGCAGAACTCACCTTCTCCTCCCCAATATCGCCGGTTCCGTCGCCGGTTCCATCGCCGGAGAAGAGGCGCAGGAGGTCCAGGAGCAGCGCCACCGCTGCGGCGCGGTCGCACGCAGCGGTGTGGAGGCGGAGGAACACGGCGAAACGGTCGTGGGGGAGGGTAAAGACGGAGGCGTAGAGCACGTCGAGGTCGCGTGGCGCATAATCGTGCCAAGTGTCGTGGTTCATCTGGTCCTCGAGGAGCGTGTGGAAGGGATCATCGTCACCATTGGAGTGGGCCTGGACGATGGTGGCCGTTGAAGCGAGATCGAAGTGTTGGACTTGGACGTTGGGTGAGGCAGGGGTGAGGAAGTGGAAGGTGTTGGTGGAGGGGTCGAGGTGGATCTTGGAGCGGAGAATAGGGTGGGAATTTTGAAGATTGTGGAGGGCATTTTGGAGAACAGGGATTTCGGGTCGTTTCGAGAGGAGGAGGCCGAGCACGGTGACGCCGGTGCCGAGGGGAACAGCCTTGCACCAGCTAAACTCTGTTCCGCCGACGGGGCGGGATTCGGTGGGCTCGGACGCTTCTGGGCTTTGGGCCTCATTATCTCCGTTTTGGGCCATTAGGATGGAAGTAACAATTAATTAGTGAGTGAGACAGAGAAGTGGAGAAGGAAGTGGAGTGGGATAAGATAACATGGAAAATATGCTATCTTCATGGGACCACTGTATTTCGTCcaaaaattattgtattattatttttttattcaatgggAAAAGATCCGGTTTCCTTTTAAATAACGATTTAGGGCTTTTTAGAAGAGGTAagcaatataataaaaagtatttagtaAACATTTATgagatattttagtttttaattttcacatcaccataaatatgtaatatatatatatatatataattaaaatatgtagaGTAacgaaaaaattgaaaataatgacACACTAAagatgtgaaaaagaaaatactagttgattttattaacaattaattttcttacaaaacaTTCTGATAGAAGGGTTACTTGTGAAGTTCTTTTtctgaataatatttttttatatatatcgaCAGATAAAAGTTTGTGTTCCATTAATGAAACCTGAAATTGATGGCCCTACAtactaaaaaagaagaaaacacagtcACGTTATGGCAGGTAGGGTGGGGTTTGGCGGAATATCTTCCCTTATAAAACTCTTCTCCAATAATATTTACCACTTCAATTACAACTTTTTAGGACCAACTCTTGAGTTTAACGTCTTTTATGATGGTAAGTCAGAAaactgattttaaaaataaattgaaaattttagaatactttattattatattaatatttattgtgaCGGCTAAAATTGAGTATTCTTCTGGAAACAAACATAAGTATCAAAGTCTAATGTCATAAAATTCTTTCTGGTTATCTTAggatttaatctttaatttacagtaaaatagttataaaaataataattgattgatcaaaatatttttttatccaaaatatcttaataaattaataaaatatcaactagtaacaaaataaatttaggtCCAGTTCTTGTATTTATAGACTTTAGAAAGTTAATCTTTAATTTACAGGTAAAAtagttataaagaaaataatggatgatcaaaatatttcttctatccaaaatgttataaaatatcAACTAGTACCAAGACAAATTTAGGTTTTCGATTTGGAATTAGGGACCGAACAAAAACTGAGAATCAACTATATCGTaaagaatttattctttttcatccGTCCCAAAAACTCCTTTCTTTCCTTAAtccctcatatatatatatatatatatatatggtctTTCAGTCTTAAAACTGCTATTTTACTGCCAAATCTTTAGCTAACCAACCTACTAACTTCTCCACTATTCTCTCCTGAAATCTCGCATGAGGGTGGCTATTCCTAAAATCCAGGGATATTTGCTCGTCACCTCGGCCACCTCGGCCCAAAAGCTCATCACCTCGGCCACATCGACCCAAATGCTCATCACCTTGGGCACCTCAGTCCAAATGCTCGTCACCTCGGCCACCTCGGCCCAAATGCTCATCACCTCGGCCACCTCGGCCTAAATGCTCGTCACCTCGACCTGTGACTGAAACTcgttgttttatgataaatatttatcgagTCGGAATCCAAATGAGCATGTTGAGATCAGACATTCCCTGGACGGTACACAGTCCACTAACCTTGAGTCCTCAACTTGCTGGGATGAAATGTTGTCATAAACCGTCCACATATTCTAGTATAGGAcaagtaaatatataacatCATAAAGTTGAGATCGATCTGAGGGTGACCTTGACATAAGATAAGTAAAACGATTAAGCTAAGGTCGGCCTAAGGGAGACCACAATATATGAGGTCCGCCCGAGGGAGACCTCGACATAAGAAGTAAAACGATCAAGTTGAGGTCGTCCTGAGGGAGACCTCAACATATGAGGTTGGCCCGAGGGAGACCTCGACATAAGATAAGTAAAACGATCAAGCTGAGGTCGGCCTAAGAGAGACCTCAACATATGAGGTCGGCCCAAGGGAGACCTCGACATAAGATAAGTAAAACGATTAAGCTGAGGTCGGCCTGAGGGAGACCTCAACATATGAGGTCGGCCCGAGGGAGACCTCGACAAAAGATAAGTAAAACAATCAAGTTGAGGTCGACTTGAAGGAGACCTCAACATATGAGGTCGGCCTGAGGAAGACCTCGacataagataaataaaacGATCAAGCTGAGGTCGGCTTGAGGGAGACCTCAACATATGAGGTCATTCTACTGAAGCTCTCAACGTACTGTGGTATTCTCTCGCTTGTAGCGAGGTCGGATCCGAGTTTAGTCGTCAATGTACTGAGGTATTCTCTCGCTTTTAGCGAGGTCGGATTTGAGTTTAGTCCTCAGCGTACTAAGGTATTCTCTCGCACATAGGGAGGTCGGATCTGAGTTTAGTCCTCAGCGTATTGAGGTATTCTCTCGCACGTAACGAGGTCGGATCCGAGTTTAGTCCTCAACGTACTGAGGTATTCTCTTGCACGTAGCCAGGTCGGATCCGAGTTTAGTCCTCAGCGTAAATAGGTATTCTCTCGCACGTAGCGAGGTCGGATCCGAGTTTAGTCCTAAGCATACTAAGGTATTCTCTCGCACAAACGAGGTCGGATCCGAGTTTAGTCCTCAACATACAGAGGTATTCTCTCGCACATAGCGAGGTCAGATCCGAGTTTagtcctcagcgtactgaggtattCTCTCGCTTTTAGCGAGGTCAGATCCGAGTTTAGTCCTCAGCATACTGTGGTATTCTCTCGCACGTAGTGAGGTCGAATCTGAGTTCAGTCATCAGCGTATTGAGGTACTCTCTCGCATGTAGCGAGGTCGGAATCCGAGTTTAGTCCTCGGCGTACTGAGGTATTCTCTCGCACGTAGCGAGGTCGAATATGAGTTTAGTCAtcagcgtactgaggtattCTCTCGCTTGTAGCGAGGTCGGATCCGAATTTAGTCCTCAGTGTACTGAGGTATTTTCTCGCTCGTAGCGAGCTCGGATCCGAGTTAatcctcagcgtactgaggtattCTCTCGCACGTAGCGAGGTCGGATCCGAGTTTAGTCCTCAGGGTACTGAGGTATTCTCTCGCACATACCGAGGTCGGATCTGAGTTTagtcctcagcgtactgaggtattCTCTCGCACGTAGCGAGGTCAGATCCGAGTTTAGTCCTCAGTGTACTGAGGTATTCTCTCGCACGTAGCGAGGTCGGATATGATTTTagtcctcagcgtactgaggtattCTCTCGCACGTAGCGAGGTCGGATACGAGGTCTCAgacattttttgttttgcacGGGCCGACCTGCTTTTTAGTCCAGTTTGAGTGTCTTTTGGTGCTTTATAAGATTGGTAATTCATGAGCTCTTAATGTTAcgtaaaataatacaaataaagaGTTTATAAAGAGGATATAATTGAGATCGGCAAAAAGCATACTTCTCCATTCAGCTTCGTGCTTGAGGGGATATTTTTGGCTAACTGATGTCAGCCCACTTCCTGCTACGAGGTCGGTCCATAGCCTACCTCTCTGTCCAACATTGTGCTTGTTGGGGAGATTTTAGGCTGACTAATGTCGGCCCACTTCCTACTATGAGATCAGCCCAGAGCCTACTTCTTTGTCCAGCATCGTGCTTGTGGAGGAGACCCAGAGCTGACTATCGTCGAACCCCTTCTTGTTTCAAGGTTAGCCTAGAGCCTACTTATTTGTCCAGCATCATGCTTATGGAGGAGACCCAGAGCTGACTGTCGTCGAACCCCTTCTTGATCCGAGGTCGGCCTAGAGCTCACCTCTCCATTCAGCTTCGTCAAGACTGCCACCATTGAAACCTCATCAGAGATCATCACAAGCCCTTGTGGTCGAGAATCAAAAGACCTTTGTCGTCTCTTCTATGTTGCCAACTCCGCCATAGATGCTTTCTTCATGGAGTACTTTATCATCGTgattttttcacattattgtggtTGGTACCTCGTTTTACcaggccccacggtgggcgccaatgttcTGGTCTAGAATTAGGGACTGAACCAAAACTGAAAATCAACTCTACCGTAAAGAATTTCTTCTCTTTCACCCGTCCCAAAAACTCCCTTCTTTCCTTAATCCCTCATATATGTATAAGGTCTTTCAGTCTTAAAACTGCTATCTTACTGCCAGATCTTTAGCTAACCAACCTACCCACTTCTCCACTATTCTCTCTTGAAATCTTGCATGAGGGGTGGTTATTCCTAAAATCCAGGGATAAAAGCTCGTCACCTCGGCCACATCGGCCCAAATGCTCATCACCTCGGCCACCTCGGCCCAAATGCTTGTCACCGCGGCCAACTCGGCCCAAATGCTCCACCTCGGCCATCTCGGCCCAAATGCTCGTCACCTCGACCACCTCGGACCAAATGCTCATCACCTCGGCCACCTCGGCCCAAATGCTCGTCACCTCGACCTGTGACTGAAACTCGtcgttttatgataaatatttatcgagTCGGAATCCAAATGAGCATGTTGAGGTCGGCCATTTCCTGGACGGTACAAGTTCAATTCCTGCATCCATGGACTTTAGGTCAGTTTTGGGATGTCTTATCCATCTTCATGAATTAGGTCGAGTCTCGGACGACCAGGACGGTACACAGCCCCTTAGCTTGGATCATAAGTGTCTGAGGCGTAAAGACTTAAAAAAGAAGTCATGATTTTGCGAGAGATCGTCGCTTTAGATGGCTCTTCACCGTCTCCAAGCCAAGCTTGGGTTGTCACTTTAGACAACTCTTCATCGCCTTCGAGCCGAGCGTGAGTCGTTGCTTTAGAAGGCTCTTTACCACCTCTAAGCCGAGTTTTGAGGTTTCTCATTTTAACGGCTCTTCACCGTCTCCGAATCGAGTTCGAGGTTTGTCATTTTAACATCTCTTCACCGCTCCCAAGTGGAACTTGAAATTTGTCATTTTAACTATGAGAAATGAACTTTGAATATAACTACAAATCAAAGTTAGTCCTTCATATAATATTGCTCAAACTATATataacaatgataattttattgaaataaatttatttataaatcaagataaaTAATTGCTATGCATACAAatgttttacaaatattttgactttacgtaaataaatttgatacgTAAAACATGTGtatctttgaaattttaaaatattatttatgcagaatttatttttaagaaatatcacttcactttaaaattttaaataatttcataataaacttgggttatgatattttatgtccaatgtgaaaaattaattaaaaaatttaataatcactACTCAAAAacatttatgaataaatataaatattatgaactaaaataaaacttataatgtattatcatcaattattaatttgaatttgttcttataaatttataaatgtagAATGCTGATTTTAAAAGCTAatgataattttagttttatataaaaatgaataagttAGTAATTTAATATTACCAATTTAAggtatttttagattatttttctcttattatcaataaagtgataaatttattcttcttcttcttattattatatatttaaaaaaatattttcagattattttaacatttgagAATAACCgatcttaatttttaatatttaatttattaaaataaaataatatattcgaTATCAAAAGTGAATGAAAACTAAAACAGTGTGGCTATTGATTTAATAAATCCATGATCGGTATTTATAAGGTTTAGATCATatagacaaattttaatttcctttatgTCAGGTTAATTAGATCTATttgcttttaaaaaattattatcaattcatatttcattgttaaatatattttcaattacttgaaaagtattttatttcttcaaattctaatttatttctATCTAATATGTTTTACGGTCTATTACTAATATGTACACATCTATGACCactaaaaaatgtaattacataatcaaatataaataattcaattcttcacatcaaaattattaaacacaatagtaatataaatttaatatatctttacgattaaattattatataaattctaAATATTCAACTTGATTTCAAACATATTAaatcatttcattatttattcttatttttgctACACATCTATTAGTAACTCTTTTTAACAAACAATTTTCATGGataattttttcctttattttaataacccACAAATTCAGtttacttttcttaattttaagtgCAATAATAATTATCAATTCCTACTTCTTtaactttcaatataaaaataagtattgtCCTAGTGAACCAGGGAAGCTCAGCAGACGTCATGTTTTGGGACGCATTTGTAGGAATGCAAGTTCCCATAGACCAGCTACATCTGTTCGATGGCATCCTCGTAGGTTTTTCAGGGGAACAAGTTGAAGTTCGAGGGTATGTGGACCTCCGGACAACTTTCACCGATGACCAGACAGCAAAAACGATCGTAATCCGGTACATCGTGGTGAATGTCCCATCTTCATCTAACTTATTGTTGGGAAGACCATCGCTCAACAAACTAGGAGCAGTAG is a window from the Vigna unguiculata cultivar IT97K-499-35 chromosome 7, ASM411807v1, whole genome shotgun sequence genome containing:
- the LOC114192129 gene encoding uncharacterized protein LOC114192129 gives rise to the protein MAQNGDNEAQSPEASEPTESRPVGGTEFSWCKAVPLGTGVTVLGLLLSKRPEIPVLQNALHNLQNSHPILRSKIHLDPSTNTFHFLTPASPNVQVQHFDLASTATIVQAHSNGDDDPFHTLLEDQMNHDTWHDYAPRDLDVLYASVFTLPHDRFAVFLRLHTAACDRAAAVALLLDLLRLFSGDGTGDGTGDIGEEKVSSAMEDLIPEGKMHKPFWARGLDVLGYSLNAFRFSNLNFVDAASLRRSRIVRLQLNEEETKNLLAGCKARGIKLCGALAAAGMMASWTSKGLPNYQREKYAVVTLVDCRSLLDPVLPSNYAGFYHSAILNTHDVGEETLWELAKKSYTSFVNAMNYNKHFTDMSDLNYLMCKAIENPGLTPSSSLRTALISVFEDPVVVDSGEMHGEIGVEDFVGCASAHGVGPSIAVFDTIRNGMLDCACIYPSPLHSREQIQGLIDHMKRILVEGCSSENQQIEP